GGCTATTATAAAACTCGTCATTGGAACAGATAAATAAAAAGCTATACCGATTTGAATGAAAGTAAATATAAGTGAGGATATAAACTGTAAAAATAAATTTATCCCTGCACTTACATTGAAGGTTTCATTAGTCATGATGTTGATAATATCGGATTTCCTCTTTTTTAAATAAAATCCCCAATTGACTTGCAGAAGACTTCCATACGCCTCATCCCTTAACTTTCTAACAAAACCTTGTTGGATTTTCACTCCCAAGATTGTTTGATTCCGCTTAAATACACTTTGTCCCACCATTAATATCACATAAACTCCAAGTATTAATAAAAGGCTTAGCGTTTCCGGAATTCCCAAGAATAACTCATTAATCCAGCTTATGAAAGGTACTTCATCCGTTTTTATATCCATTACACCGGTCAATCCAATCAATGGGATCAATAAGAAAATTCCTGCACTTTCTAAAAAACCTATTAAAATCATACAAACAAGATTGATATAGAGAATTTTTCCCGAATAATCATGTATTTGTTTCGTAAAAAGTAACAGATGCTTCATCACCATATCCTCCATTCGCAGCCATTATTTGATCGTTTTCCTCCATGTTACCGGTGGTAAAGCGCGAAAATGGAAGGAAAGGTATCGGGTATCCACTTTTTTAAGATTATTTATCACAATGAAGATAGTAAGGTAGGGTGTTGACGCGTGGACTCCTGGACCTTGGAGGGTTTATTTGGTTAAAATGGAATGTTTTAAGGTTGTTAACTAGATTCCTGTTCTTTCAGACCTCTACTTCTGTTCTTTTTAGAGAACTTAGAAACAACAGTGAACCTATCCATCACTTCAGCTCCGGTTATATAAAAAGGTCCACTGCGCAGCCAAGCATGTGCAATGAGCCCTCCATTCTCATCTTTGGCTGTACCTAAATAAAGAGTGCTATCAATCTTTCGTTTTTCCAACATCTTCATAGCCGCTATGGCCTTTACAAGACACTGGCTTTCCCATATGGTGTAGCGGCTCATAATATTTATAGCCCGCGATACATTTGCTAAAGTCTCTTTATCCACTGCATTCAATTCATATGATGACTCTTTCATCAGTTCACCAAGTGTTGGGGCAACTTTTGAAAAGGAAATGCTTTTAAGATAGCGGGCCCGGCCTAAATGTAAAAAGGCTTCGATATACAGCAGCTTTGTCTTGAAATCTAATCGAAGAAAAGTCTGAGCTTTCTTTACGATATTCATTGTTTTAGCCTCCTAGACTAAAGATTCATTATACTAGGAATGTATGCTAACTAAACCTTGTTCCAGCAATTGACTTAAAAAGTCCGTGACATGCTCTTTACAATCGGTCGGATCGACATTGTATTGTGACTGTAATGTTGTAACTAACTCTTGAATTGTAATGGGTTCCTTCATTAACTCCCAAATTTGCCCGCCTAGTTCACCTAAATTATAATATTTTCCGTTAGAAACGCTTAACATGACTTTTTCCCCATCCATGTCACTTACTATGTTTCCTGGATTTTGGCTATATAGACTTTTTGTTTCAAGTTGATTAATATTCATGAACACTTTCCTCCCTTTTTAATGCATGTAAAATTGTTTCGGATAAGTTCGGAGCCGTGAAACGGTCCGTTGGTCTACGTAGTTGGAAAAACTCGATTTTCTTAATCATTTTGGCTGAAGTGTTGAAATGCCAGTCCATCAATCCAGATCTTTGGATAAAAAAATTGCGATATGTATGATGATATAATTTATAAAATCTTTGAAGAGATGGTATTGGCTTGATATCTATCTCGGTATCTTCACTCTTGATCAATTCAAAAACACCAGCAAGCGGGAGTTGTTCGGTAATAAACTGATCTTGAACAGGAACAGCGAATTTATCTTCTCTAACAATGAGTGGCTGATAGTTATTTGAATCCATTTCAAAATGATTTAAGCTCTCCAGCCATAATTTTTGTTGTGGATATGAAGGGGTTACAATGGGTATATTTTCATTATTTAGAGTTACTGGTATGACATCATCACTCATGAGCTTATAGCCCCTTTTTAAAAAAGCTGAAGCAAGAGTGGATTTCCCAGCACCAGAATCACCAACAATCGCATATGCCTTTCCATCTATGGCCACCGCACTTCCATGTATAGGAAGGATTTTTCTTTGCATCAAAATGGCACCCATGCATGTTCCGAGGATATAAAGCCGTATCTCATCTTCTTGCGCCTCATCAATTGGACAAAATTCTATTCTATTACCACTTTGGATCAAGAAAATGGCAGTATTGGAAACATGGAACATAATCCAGTCTTTCTTAATTACAAAATCATCTTCTGGAACTGAATGCTCAGACCATAATGCATGGAGATCCGCTTTTTCGATAACAATATCCGTTTTATCATCCACTATATTAATAGGAAGCAATTCAGGCAATGCTATATCACTTGAAACGGTTAAACCATACGCTTCATAAACTGTTCTTATTTTGATACCGATCATATAAATACCCCCGTACATAAATAACGTCTCTTAATTAGACAGTTCGAATGTTTAATACTTTGTTATTCTTGAAGTCATACCCCTATTAACTGGATAAATAGGGGCTTAGGGGAACCTAACAGACTTTGTAGCGTAAAAAGTTTAACTAAAAGTTATATCTCCTTTTGGAGTGTTTGATGGGAAAGCTGCATCTGTATATTCCCCTTCAGTTCCAAGCATTGTTTGATTAACATCAAGAACTTCTAATTCTGGTTTTTTCCATTCCTTTTTCATAGTATTCACCTCCTTTTAATTGAATCGTTTTAAAAATCGATACACAATTAAACTCCTCATTAGGAATTTATGGTCAGGATTCGTAGCAAGTTCGGGTTCAGTTCCTTTTATAACCGTTACTAAGGCATTCTTTATAGCTTGTCCATCCAGGAATTCCAGGGCTTTATCATCTGTGCTCAGCTGCTCAATCTCCTCTATGAATTCACCCCATTTAGGAAGCATACGGTGAATCCAATCAGCACCTTGCACACCTCTGTACCGTTGGTTTAGCCTTACTTTATCGGGTAAGACATTCACTGTAGCATTTCGAATCAGGGCACGATCCATCCCATTCTGTACATATTGACTTTCCGGTAGTGATAAACAAAAGCGAATAACACGGATATCATTAGTCGGGTCTCGCTTCCACAACTTATATCGTAAGGAGAGTTTTGTGGAAAGCGTATTTCCTGCATTCCATTGAAAGATATCTTCAAAATGCTTTTTTCTTTCATTAAAAATATCAGAATTCGAATACCAGCCTGTTTCATCTATGCCAAATTCTTTAAACCTGTCATATACCCCTGTTCCTTCTGCAAATCTTGGATTGATTAATGAAGGAATTTTATATGGCACACCTTCCGGAAAGATTCGATCAATGATTGGAAAGCCGATTCTTGCAATGGTTTTCACCTTTCGCAATCTAGATCCGCCAACATTATTCCTATATTGTTCCAACTCTTGATATAGTCGAACCCACTTTAGCCTTTTTAATAGAAGGGAGTAATACTCCAAGGGGAATCCCCAGGAAATTGAAAAGTTCCCTCTATCTCCATTAAGCAAAACACCCATCCCATCCTCATTCGCTTTTTCAAACATCCCTTTCAACCAGAAAGAATTTTCAAAAAACTTATATGGCATCTCCATGATGTCAAGAAAGTCTTCCATTTCGGAATAGGAGTCTTTCCCCTTAAAGTCACAATAATGATCAATAATGCCGCCAACGTGATCTACCGTCGATTTGATGAAAGGCCGCTCATCAGCCAAAAAGTATTTAGGAGTAAAATCTTTAAAATCTTCGGGAGGAATATAACTATATGTATGTAGTGCAGTGCTTTCGCGCTGCAATTTATTCACAGCAAAGCCGACAACCGCCCCGGAATCCAATCCACCACTCAACTGGGCGCCAACTTTCCGATGTGTCCTTAATCTTGATGTAACAGCTTCCTGGAAGACACTTTGAAATGCTTCTATGTAATCTTCATTAGATTTAAGTTTTAACTTATCCCCTTGAGTTAAATAGGAATATCGTTTTAAAGTTACTCTATTATTCTCAATTGTTAAGCTATGAGATGGTGGTATCTGTCTTATGGTTATATACGGCGTTAATGAAGAATCTACTGCATCAATCATTCCCGATACGGCCAAATACTCAGCAAGCCACTGCTCATTCAACTTTTTTTCAATGAAAGGTAATGACAAAAGCGGTTCCATAGTCGTGCAAAAGGCAAATTTCTGATAGTTTTGGTGATAATAAAGGGTTCTGCTTCCCGAAAAATCCCTTGCTCCAAACAGCTTCTGTTTCTTTTCGTCCCAAATGATAAAAGCAAAATCTCCTATTAAGAACTTGGGGGCCTCTTCCCCCCACTTATAATAGGATAGTAGAATCAGTTCACTATCCGTCATGCCCTTTTGATCGGATGGCTTAACCTGTAACCTCTGGAATAACTCATCACGATTATCAATAATCGCATCAGCAGTAATCGTACAGCGCCTTTCAAAATCATATAACGGGAGCTGCTCACCAACAGATTCCGGAGTAATCCATTGAGCATGACAGCCGAGAAAAACCTTTTCTGAATTCCACATTTGGACTGAATCAGCAGGGTACTTTTGTAAAGCCGTCATCAAATTATGGCAATGTTGAAGATTCATAGGCTCTTCATTAAAATGATAAATACCGGCTATAGCACTCATGTTTTCCTCCTGATTTGTTTGATTGTTGATTTATCCACTTATATCCATAATTTAAATTCGTTTAAGTTAGCATCTAGTATGCTTATTTTAACTTCCTTCTACGTTGGTTCATTACCTTGATGAAAATACTTCTATCATCTGACTTAAAAAATTTCACCCCAACTAATTTTAAGGGTGTCCATATTTCTTTCATTTGTAATAGAGGCATTTATATTCATCCTTTCCTCCATATATGAATATATTTCTCTTTCGTACTCCACTAAGAATTTTTCGTTCTTTATAACGAATTAATTAAGTTAAAAATAACATTTATTTTTCTCTGTGTCAATTTAAAATACTATCTCTTCACAATGATTGTGATTTAGAGAATAAACTGCATAAAATAGCTATTTTAGCTACACGCATTACACTTTCTTTAGTATATAGAAATGCCAGTTAGTGGGAAAGAAGCTATCAAGATGATGAAGAAGGAAATTCTCTCAATCTAACATTTGAAAGCATTATTTCCAACAATGATTTAACACCTTTGTGAATAAATAAACGAATTAACTTTTGCTAATTATATTTTTGTTTTAGGGGGGTAAAAACGTAAAGAAATAATTTATACAATACGAAGATACATTAACTGGAAGGAAAAATGTTTTTTATTCCAGAGACTGCAAATAATTAAAAAATATCACAACTATTATAAAAAAATAATTTGGAGATGACGTTGAAGAGGCCAAAGAGACGGCCTATTTTTTGCTCTAATATCTCTTTTCACAAAAGATATATTGCCTAATGATGAAGTAAAATTAAGTGTAGAAAGGAAGAGGTGTTCCGTTCAAAATTACCTGATTGACTGATATGAAAGGAAATTTTTATTCCGGGAAAATAG
This sequence is a window from Brevibacillus sp. JNUCC-41. Protein-coding genes within it:
- a CDS encoding lasso peptide biosynthesis B2 protein, which codes for MNIVKKAQTFLRLDFKTKLLYIEAFLHLGRARYLKSISFSKVAPTLGELMKESSYELNAVDKETLANVSRAINIMSRYTIWESQCLVKAIAAMKMLEKRKIDSTLYLGTAKDENGGLIAHAWLRSGPFYITGAEVMDRFTVVSKFSKKNRSRGLKEQESS
- a CDS encoding lasso peptide biosynthesis PqqD family chaperone, whose translation is MNINQLETKSLYSQNPGNIVSDMDGEKVMLSVSNGKYYNLGELGGQIWELMKEPITIQELVTTLQSQYNVDPTDCKEHVTDFLSQLLEQGLVSIHS
- a CDS encoding HPr kinase/phosphorylase, which codes for MIGIKIRTVYEAYGLTVSSDIALPELLPINIVDDKTDIVIEKADLHALWSEHSVPEDDFVIKKDWIMFHVSNTAIFLIQSGNRIEFCPIDEAQEDEIRLYILGTCMGAILMQRKILPIHGSAVAIDGKAYAIVGDSGAGKSTLASAFLKRGYKLMSDDVIPVTLNNENIPIVTPSYPQQKLWLESLNHFEMDSNNYQPLIVREDKFAVPVQDQFITEQLPLAGVFELIKSEDTEIDIKPIPSLQRFYKLYHHTYRNFFIQRSGLMDWHFNTSAKMIKKIEFFQLRRPTDRFTAPNLSETILHALKREESVHEY
- a CDS encoding paeninodin family lasso peptide, producing the protein MKKEWKKPELEVLDVNQTMLGTEGEYTDAAFPSNTPKGDITFS
- a CDS encoding lasso peptide isopeptide bond-forming cyclase — its product is MSAIAGIYHFNEEPMNLQHCHNLMTALQKYPADSVQMWNSEKVFLGCHAQWITPESVGEQLPLYDFERRCTITADAIIDNRDELFQRLQVKPSDQKGMTDSELILLSYYKWGEEAPKFLIGDFAFIIWDEKKQKLFGARDFSGSRTLYYHQNYQKFAFCTTMEPLLSLPFIEKKLNEQWLAEYLAVSGMIDAVDSSLTPYITIRQIPPSHSLTIENNRVTLKRYSYLTQGDKLKLKSNEDYIEAFQSVFQEAVTSRLRTHRKVGAQLSGGLDSGAVVGFAVNKLQRESTALHTYSYIPPEDFKDFTPKYFLADERPFIKSTVDHVGGIIDHYCDFKGKDSYSEMEDFLDIMEMPYKFFENSFWLKGMFEKANEDGMGVLLNGDRGNFSISWGFPLEYYSLLLKRLKWVRLYQELEQYRNNVGGSRLRKVKTIARIGFPIIDRIFPEGVPYKIPSLINPRFAEGTGVYDRFKEFGIDETGWYSNSDIFNERKKHFEDIFQWNAGNTLSTKLSLRYKLWKRDPTNDIRVIRFCLSLPESQYVQNGMDRALIRNATVNVLPDKVRLNQRYRGVQGADWIHRMLPKWGEFIEEIEQLSTDDKALEFLDGQAIKNALVTVIKGTEPELATNPDHKFLMRSLIVYRFLKRFN